A window of the Paracoccus sp. MC1862 genome harbors these coding sequences:
- a CDS encoding P-loop NTPase, with amino-acid sequence MNKGVRVIAVISRKGGCGKSTLVRGLASAAVARGERVTMFDTDSSESIVGWMNVAKELGNWNDRAEVIHTYDPAEITAKLDAIYAEPPHDHLVLVDTFGGSSEALDDVVLQADLIVAPIRPGRGDYLETMQTLLWRERLTKRVSDPSAVPEYRVVVNAMPPEPSAIEKQAVEKIIRSMPVIEEPIMERKAYKQVDGEGLLGEIRDNTRKGIIQNHLTNALEEMHAVLELLDKAVAVRMEAL; translated from the coding sequence ATGAACAAGGGCGTTCGAGTGATCGCGGTTATCAGCCGCAAGGGAGGGTGCGGGAAGTCAACGCTGGTGCGCGGACTGGCAAGCGCCGCCGTCGCACGAGGCGAAAGGGTGACGATGTTCGACACCGACAGCAGCGAAAGCATCGTCGGCTGGATGAACGTCGCCAAGGAACTCGGCAACTGGAATGATCGGGCCGAAGTGATCCACACCTACGACCCGGCCGAGATCACCGCCAAGCTCGATGCGATCTATGCCGAACCTCCGCACGATCACCTAGTCTTGGTCGACACCTTCGGCGGATCAAGCGAAGCCTTGGACGATGTGGTACTGCAAGCCGATCTGATCGTTGCACCGATCCGGCCCGGCCGGGGCGATTACCTGGAAACCATGCAGACCCTTCTCTGGCGCGAGCGCCTGACGAAGCGTGTCTCCGATCCGTCCGCCGTGCCGGAATACCGGGTCGTCGTGAACGCCATGCCACCGGAGCCAAGCGCCATCGAAAAACAGGCGGTCGAAAAGATCATCCGCTCGATGCCGGTGATTGAGGAGCCGATCATGGAGCGCAAAGCCTACAAGCAGGTCGATGGGGAAGGGCTGCTCGGGGAAATCCGCGATAACACCCGCAAGGGCATCATCCAGAACCACCTGACGAACGCCCTAGAGGAAATGCATGCCGTTCTCGAACTGCTCGACAAGGCCGTTGCAGTCCGGATGGAGGCACTCTGA
- a CDS encoding TrbI/VirB10 family protein: MADTDQLQARLQRMQKPVAAAPWWRRFALPAGMLATGLAGGAYVATVEPTGTEAPPPMQTSEVREFQDDTGLAGFTLTENEPEPAPVPEPVVTRPEVRTVADPQAQADATAARAELAQVRAELDAARAALDAARAAPGTDPAELDALRQEMQQLRDDMTAKDQALDELTRDNMRLQTELDTAAQMGGRAQEQADLEARRLAELEQRRAELEAQRAEEEALLQARTESAMVAYRAGGGRGSGEGDAAGPDEQLDAAERFRRAGRAEAVQAQVIGEPSRTVVQGTLIEATLANAISSQLEGNVAATVSYDVWSMDMANVLIPRGSRLFGRYSSSIDKGQRRILVAWDRVVTPDGQSVELDAFGTDRVGRSGVTGRVNTRTLPRFAAAAAVSIIGAAPAVLAAAVEKDSDDEISQDTAENIGTNASDTVGSIMKDYIDIPTTISVDQGAVVMVMVNADLEML; this comes from the coding sequence ATGGCTGACACCGATCAACTCCAGGCACGATTGCAACGGATGCAGAAGCCGGTGGCGGCTGCGCCCTGGTGGCGGCGGTTCGCGCTGCCGGCCGGGATGCTTGCCACGGGCCTCGCCGGTGGGGCCTATGTGGCGACGGTGGAGCCAACCGGGACGGAAGCGCCGCCCCCCATGCAGACCTCCGAAGTCCGCGAGTTTCAGGACGACACCGGCCTTGCGGGCTTCACGCTGACGGAAAACGAACCCGAGCCGGCACCTGTCCCCGAACCCGTCGTGACCCGCCCCGAAGTCCGCACGGTCGCGGACCCGCAGGCGCAGGCGGATGCGACGGCTGCACGGGCGGAACTGGCGCAGGTACGCGCCGAACTGGACGCGGCGCGGGCGGCACTCGACGCCGCCAGGGCTGCGCCCGGGACGGACCCGGCCGAACTCGATGCGCTGCGCCAGGAAATGCAGCAGTTGCGCGACGACATGACTGCCAAGGATCAGGCGCTCGACGAGCTGACCCGCGACAACATGCGGCTCCAGACGGAACTCGACACGGCGGCACAGATGGGCGGCCGAGCACAGGAGCAGGCTGACCTGGAAGCGCGGCGCCTTGCCGAACTCGAACAGCGCCGGGCCGAGTTGGAGGCGCAGCGCGCGGAAGAAGAAGCCTTGCTCCAGGCCCGAACCGAGTCCGCGATGGTAGCCTACCGGGCGGGCGGCGGTAGGGGCAGCGGCGAAGGGGACGCAGCCGGGCCGGATGAACAGCTTGACGCCGCCGAGCGGTTCCGCCGCGCGGGCCGGGCGGAAGCGGTGCAGGCCCAGGTGATCGGGGAACCCTCGCGCACGGTCGTCCAGGGCACCTTGATCGAGGCCACCCTGGCGAACGCCATTTCCAGCCAGCTCGAAGGCAATGTGGCCGCCACGGTCAGCTATGACGTGTGGTCGATGGACATGGCGAATGTCCTGATCCCGCGCGGCTCGCGTCTGTTCGGGCGCTACAGCTCGTCCATCGACAAGGGCCAGCGGCGGATCCTGGTCGCCTGGGACCGGGTGGTGACGCCGGACGGCCAGTCGGTCGAACTCGACGCCTTTGGGACCGATCGCGTCGGCCGCTCGGGGGTGACGGGGCGCGTAAACACGCGCACCCTGCCCCGCTTCGCGGCTGCCGCGGCGGTGTCGATCATCGGCGCCGCGCCGGCGGTACTGGCGGCTGCCGTCGAGAAGGACAGCGATGACGAGATTTCTCAGGACACCGCCGAGAACATCGGCACCAACGCCAGCGATACCGTCGGCTCGATCATGAAGGACTACATCGACATTCCGACGACGATCAGCGTGGACCAGGGCGCGGTCGTCATGGTCATGGTGAACGCCGATCTGGAAATGCTCTGA
- a CDS encoding type II toxin-antitoxin system VapB family antitoxin, translating into MPLYIKDPAVDTLVDQYLAATGMTNKTEAVRRALSDQLQALADKETLTDRVARIQRRAAEAGFVSPGSDIAADKAFMDEQWGED; encoded by the coding sequence ATGCCACTCTACATCAAAGACCCTGCGGTGGATACACTTGTCGATCAGTATCTCGCGGCAACCGGCATGACGAACAAGACGGAGGCTGTTCGCCGTGCCCTGTCCGACCAGTTGCAGGCTCTGGCTGACAAGGAAACCCTGACGGACCGGGTTGCGCGGATACAGCGCCGGGCAGCGGAGGCCGGGTTTGTGTCCCCCGGCAGCGACATTGCGGCAGACAAGGCGTTCATGGACGAACAGTGGGGCGAGGACTGA
- a CDS encoding IS5 family transposase — MRGTDEASGSLFSYVDLEARIPARHPRRKIRQVVNEALTNLDGEFEALYTDFGRPSIAPERLIRASLIQILFSVRSERQLMEQMQYNLLFRWFVGLGIDDAVWVPTVFTKNRDRLVTTEMSRKVMAAILAHRAVAPLLSDDHFSVDGTLVKAWASMKSFQPRAGDTPPDDDPGSPPGPEATTEDHPAPTEPETDPMPRDRSQNRNAEVDFRGEKRSNATHVSRTDPEARLYKKSPGTGAMLCFMGHALMENRSGLIVQGDLTQADGHAERRAALDVIHRHSPRSTRQLTLGADKGFDAAGFVADLRQACVTPHVAERSRYSAIDGRTTRHEGYALSIRNRKRIEEAFGWAKTVGGMAQTVYRGVERVRSRFILTMAANNLARLPRLLAA; from the coding sequence ATGCGCGGGACGGATGAGGCGAGCGGGTCGCTGTTCAGCTATGTGGACCTTGAGGCGCGCATCCCGGCGCGGCATCCGCGTCGCAAGATCCGGCAGGTGGTGAACGAGGCGCTGACCAACCTGGATGGTGAGTTCGAGGCGCTTTACACCGACTTCGGCCGCCCCTCGATTGCACCGGAGCGGCTGATCCGGGCAAGCCTGATCCAGATCCTGTTCTCGGTCCGCTCCGAACGGCAGTTGATGGAGCAGATGCAGTATAACCTGCTGTTCCGCTGGTTCGTCGGCCTTGGCATTGATGATGCTGTCTGGGTCCCCACGGTGTTCACGAAGAACCGCGACCGGCTGGTGACGACCGAGATGTCACGCAAGGTGATGGCCGCGATCCTGGCGCATCGCGCGGTCGCGCCGCTGTTGTCAGACGATCATTTCTCGGTCGACGGGACGCTGGTGAAGGCCTGGGCGTCGATGAAGAGCTTCCAGCCAAGGGCAGGAGACACACCGCCCGACGACGACCCGGGCAGCCCGCCCGGACCCGAGGCCACCACCGAAGATCATCCCGCACCAACTGAACCCGAGACCGACCCCATGCCCCGCGACCGAAGCCAGAACCGCAACGCCGAAGTCGATTTCCGGGGCGAGAAACGGTCCAACGCCACCCATGTGTCTAGGACCGACCCTGAGGCGCGGCTTTACAAGAAATCCCCCGGCACCGGGGCGATGCTGTGCTTCATGGGCCATGCGCTGATGGAGAACCGCTCGGGCCTGATCGTGCAGGGTGACCTGACGCAGGCCGACGGCCATGCCGAACGGCGCGCGGCATTGGACGTGATCCACCGCCACTCTCCTAGATCGACCCGACAGCTGACACTGGGCGCCGACAAGGGCTTCGACGCGGCCGGGTTCGTCGCCGACCTGCGCCAGGCCTGCGTTACCCCGCATGTCGCGGAGAGGTCGAGATATTCGGCGATCGACGGCCGAACGACCCGGCACGAGGGCTATGCCTTGTCGATCAGGAACCGCAAACGGATCGAGGAGGCCTTCGGCTGGGCCAAGACCGTCGGCGGCATGGCACAGACCGTCTATCGCGGCGTCGAGCGGGTCCGCTCCCGCTTCATCCTGACGATGGCCGCCAACAACCTCGCCCGGTTGCCGAGGCTGCTGGCCGCATGA
- a CDS encoding type II toxin-antitoxin system VapC family toxin, translating to MFLDASVVAAVLLQEEDGPAFLKGMEAARGTLRYSPIVRLEAALALVRKRVERRGKGPATAEDFAAATDLVDELLKALEAKEMHITGSMGAEAIRALSVYGKVVGHPAQLNMGDALSYACAKAFHVPLLYKGNDFSQTDLA from the coding sequence ATGTTTCTCGACGCCAGCGTTGTCGCCGCCGTCCTGTTGCAGGAAGAGGATGGCCCTGCGTTCCTGAAGGGGATGGAAGCCGCGCGAGGCACGTTGCGCTATTCGCCCATTGTGCGCCTGGAGGCGGCTCTTGCCCTTGTGCGCAAGCGGGTCGAGCGTCGCGGCAAAGGCCCGGCGACAGCCGAGGACTTTGCCGCCGCGACCGATCTTGTCGATGAGCTGCTGAAGGCGCTTGAAGCCAAGGAAATGCACATCACGGGCAGCATGGGCGCCGAGGCGATCCGCGCGCTGTCTGTCTATGGCAAGGTGGTCGGGCATCCGGCGCAACTGAACATGGGCGATGCACTCTCCTATGCCTGCGCCAAAGCCTTCCATGTTCCGTTGCTCTACAAGG
- a CDS encoding ArdC family protein, whose product MADKFDLYAHVTDSIIASIEAGTPAWRKPWTGDKGGAPFPLRNNGEPYSGINVLILWLAAHAKGYRAARWFTYKQAQEAGGQVRKGEKSSTVVKYGTFEREDAETGEERRLPYLKAYRVFNAEQIDGLPAEFYGTPAEPARDLGTETDPALEAFFAGTGIEIRTSDDPRAFYDIGSDFIHMPPIATFHSAAGFYGTLAHEACHATGHKSRLDRFSRFTDRKAYAFEELVAEIGSCMTCARLGLTPDFDQSGAYVQSWLRALKDDKRLIFKAASEAQKAAEWLMKGQQIEAEEKRAA is encoded by the coding sequence ATGGCTGACAAGTTCGACCTCTACGCCCATGTCACCGACAGCATCATTGCCAGCATCGAGGCAGGCACCCCGGCATGGCGCAAGCCGTGGACCGGCGACAAGGGCGGCGCACCCTTCCCGCTCAGGAACAACGGCGAACCCTATTCCGGCATCAATGTCCTGATTTTGTGGCTGGCCGCCCACGCCAAAGGCTACCGCGCCGCCCGCTGGTTCACCTACAAGCAGGCGCAAGAGGCAGGCGGGCAGGTGCGCAAGGGCGAGAAATCGTCAACCGTTGTCAAGTACGGCACCTTTGAGCGCGAGGACGCGGAGACAGGCGAGGAACGCCGCCTGCCCTACCTGAAAGCCTACCGGGTGTTTAACGCCGAGCAGATCGACGGCCTGCCCGCCGAATTCTACGGCACCCCCGCCGAGCCTGCCCGCGACCTTGGCACCGAGACCGACCCCGCCCTTGAGGCATTCTTTGCAGGAACCGGCATCGAGATCCGCACCAGCGACGACCCCCGCGCCTTCTATGACATCGGCTCCGACTTCATTCACATGCCGCCGATTGCGACCTTTCACAGCGCCGCTGGATTTTACGGCACCCTTGCACACGAGGCTTGCCATGCGACAGGGCACAAGAGCCGCCTTGACCGCTTTTCCCGCTTCACCGACCGCAAGGCTTATGCGTTCGAAGAATTGGTGGCTGAGATTGGCAGCTGCATGACCTGTGCCCGGCTTGGCCTGACCCCCGATTTTGACCAGTCCGGCGCCTATGTCCAAAGCTGGCTGCGCGCCTTGAAGGACGACAAGCGCCTGATCTTCAAAGCCGCCAGCGAGGCGCAGAAGGCCGCCGAATGGCTGATGAAGGGTCAGCAGATCGAGGCAGAAGAAAAGAGGGCCGCATGA
- a CDS encoding DNA mobilization endonuclease VirD1/MobC family subunit, protein MPLICLTWVEVESLGYLAGNAKCLQTLIGAAVGRRNLTQSERDEAIRRLRQGGDVRTVADAVGAAPAAVKGIKHNAVRPRDGATTNGKPVSARLTPTEIEQLEWLKARFGFGSNSDAIRALVRASTGMLEFDPVTAEKLTEVKAELHKIGVNVNQIALAANQGRIELARQEWKALDAVRHALPGVRIYLQAVVDEQRRRGTRLFQKFIEAGRG, encoded by the coding sequence GTGCCGCTCATCTGCTTGACTTGGGTGGAAGTTGAAAGCTTAGGTTATCTGGCAGGAAATGCAAAATGTTTACAAACTTTGATTGGAGCCGCTGTGGGCCGTCGGAACCTCACCCAATCCGAACGCGACGAGGCGATCAGGCGCCTGCGGCAGGGCGGTGACGTTCGCACCGTCGCTGACGCCGTGGGGGCTGCGCCCGCAGCGGTAAAAGGGATCAAGCACAATGCTGTCCGGCCCCGCGATGGCGCCACCACTAACGGCAAGCCGGTATCCGCACGGCTGACGCCCACCGAGATCGAGCAGTTGGAATGGCTGAAAGCCCGCTTCGGGTTCGGGTCCAACTCCGACGCGATCCGCGCCCTGGTGCGTGCGTCAACGGGAATGCTGGAGTTCGACCCGGTGACGGCCGAGAAGCTGACCGAGGTGAAGGCCGAGCTGCACAAGATCGGCGTGAACGTGAACCAGATAGCCCTGGCGGCAAACCAAGGCCGGATCGAGCTGGCCCGGCAGGAGTGGAAGGCGCTCGACGCGGTGCGGCACGCGTTGCCTGGGGTGCGGATCTACCTGCAAGCGGTTGTGGACGAGCAGCGGCGGCGCGGCACTCGGTTGTTCCAGAAGTTCATTGAGGCCGGGCGTGGCTGA
- a CDS encoding relaxase/mobilization nuclease domain-containing protein gives MADLADDLIGDIRLRRGGRGRFRNTNFGKGRRAGGSLFSARARNLWRVGQGSNAAVFKKITRGGTHTGPRLAAQFDYLFSKSEAVFGNMIELEPGARSLSAEQRRDMAQEWSDAWSGEPKNGHTTHLLLSFPADLSPKKALRIAEAWAFEMFQSGTHVEDEWAYVAALHTDRAHPHVHIVVNNRGLEQGQWFHMAKEHDFNIAMMKERLVEIAADMGVELDASSRLERGILTYGRTRAEIEGGEPERRRFGKALEDGLAVVSRSADTLRLLASIASLSRLKDVAVRMERAAHILEAGGILTSKSLEIATMDLEKVENRKDLDRAFTSWLDNAERQIATLDPADRREMRHELAEVTTEIMRGLGDARGAELVERAPRSELYRTQVLDDEIRRGKLSVDLTEDAALEVKAAVFEAAEAIGIDRDTMERRLEHPAANAWQEREWVKQDLHAVSEARGLDLDREDQRHAAADLVDRFYATAAKALNTALEIDHSRENDRLTRTLESLAEVHREHGRVEFEHEDHAERFANDLKERYGEKVIEQIAAGDDRALALDFPEPGQRREISKALIAAAESHESIGLTTRQAQLARERLHERETPEHELRRKDHDLEL, from the coding sequence GTGGCTGATCTTGCCGACGACCTGATCGGAGACATCCGCCTCCGCCGAGGCGGACGCGGGCGTTTTAGGAATACGAACTTCGGCAAAGGGCGGAGGGCAGGGGGGTCGCTGTTTTCCGCGCGGGCACGCAACCTGTGGCGAGTGGGGCAGGGGTCGAACGCCGCCGTATTCAAGAAGATCACGCGCGGCGGCACCCACACCGGCCCGCGTCTGGCCGCGCAGTTCGACTACCTGTTCAGCAAGTCAGAGGCGGTGTTTGGCAATATGATCGAACTGGAGCCGGGCGCGCGCAGCCTTTCGGCCGAGCAACGGCGCGACATGGCGCAGGAATGGTCCGACGCCTGGTCGGGCGAACCGAAGAACGGCCACACCACCCATCTGCTGCTGTCGTTCCCGGCCGACCTGTCGCCCAAGAAGGCGCTGCGAATTGCGGAAGCCTGGGCCTTCGAGATGTTTCAGTCCGGCACGCACGTCGAGGACGAATGGGCCTATGTCGCGGCGCTGCATACTGACCGGGCGCATCCGCATGTCCACATCGTCGTGAACAATCGAGGGCTGGAGCAGGGCCAGTGGTTCCACATGGCGAAGGAGCATGACTTCAACATAGCCATGATGAAGGAGCGCCTGGTCGAGATCGCCGCCGACATGGGGGTGGAGCTAGATGCGTCCTCTCGCCTTGAGCGTGGCATCCTGACCTATGGCCGCACCCGCGCCGAAATCGAAGGCGGCGAGCCGGAACGGCGGCGTTTCGGCAAGGCGCTGGAGGACGGGCTCGCGGTGGTGAGCCGCAGCGCCGATACCCTGCGCCTGCTGGCCTCGATTGCCTCGCTGTCCCGCCTCAAGGACGTGGCGGTTCGCATGGAGCGGGCCGCGCATATCCTTGAGGCGGGAGGCATCCTGACCTCGAAATCCCTGGAGATTGCAACAATGGACCTTGAGAAAGTCGAGAACCGGAAAGACCTGGACCGCGCCTTCACAAGCTGGCTCGACAATGCCGAGCGCCAGATTGCCACGCTGGACCCTGCCGACCGGCGCGAGATGCGCCACGAGTTGGCCGAGGTCACGACCGAGATCATGCGTGGCCTGGGTGATGCGCGCGGGGCCGAGCTGGTGGAGCGCGCGCCGCGCTCGGAGCTTTACAGGACCCAGGTGCTGGACGACGAAATCCGGCGCGGCAAGCTGTCGGTCGATCTGACCGAGGACGCCGCCCTTGAGGTCAAGGCCGCCGTGTTCGAGGCCGCCGAAGCCATCGGGATCGACCGCGACACAATGGAGCGTCGCCTGGAGCATCCGGCTGCGAACGCCTGGCAGGAACGCGAATGGGTGAAGCAGGACCTTCACGCCGTCTCGGAGGCCCGGGGGCTCGATCTGGACCGCGAGGACCAGCGCCATGCCGCTGCCGATTTGGTGGACCGCTTCTACGCCACCGCTGCCAAGGCGCTGAACACCGCCCTTGAAATCGACCACAGCCGCGAGAACGACCGGCTGACGCGGACACTGGAATCCCTGGCCGAGGTCCATCGCGAGCACGGCCGGGTCGAGTTCGAGCATGAGGATCATGCCGAACGCTTCGCCAACGACCTGAAAGAGCGTTACGGCGAGAAGGTGATCGAGCAGATCGCCGCCGGCGACGACCGGGCGCTGGCGCTCGATTTCCCCGAGCCGGGGCAGCGGCGCGAAATCTCGAAGGCGCTCATCGCCGCCGCAGAGTCGCACGAAAGCATCGGGCTGACCACGCGGCAGGCGCAGCTTGCCAGGGAGCGGCTGCACGAGCGCGAGACGCCGGAGCATGAACTGCGCCGCAAGGATCACGACCTGGAACTGTAA
- a CDS encoding type IV secretory system conjugative DNA transfer family protein yields MSVAIPAGLIAGAFVGLMIGGLWLQWQLGANLNAGNPFVLVTEFPGFRLLRQDPWRTAYLIVLAGALLLALVGLVFSFTHRLTTYGKAHFQTKREVRKNRLLMPLGSGLVFGKFGKPTRKKASFVSGSYDQFPHALIAAPTRSGKGVGYVIPNTLLFPGSCVVMDVKGEIFEATSRHRQAEGDKVFRFAPFDFETPTHRYNPLERIARITDTDQRFTELSKLASYFLTPKNEKGGASDFIVGARQLFVAAGMLAIERKTPTIAAISRILFGSGDKEKAYQKFAVETQHEQSATIFLNFSGYSDRTLSSYASVLDGAGLGLWLNPRIDKVTSANDFSWDDIRRAPHSIYIVANSDDIPTLAPLLRLMFGELIATMRARIPDPRLEPWPVQIILDEFDQLGHMPIIVQSLKQLAGHGVRASIITQSIPGLESIYTENERLSIESAAGMKLYIAPNEKKTAAEVSEALGKTTRLSVSDSYSQDAQGILKRSISRRNEERALLTPDEIRKLDPNKIILIPERQNPILVDRIVYYQDAYFKLIFEAQKGPLPYPSAMQAELDELKAKVTSLQEARVAYPPAEAAGEGKGKKGKATKQPEPLAREVADEEHAEKVKKVEARADSAPSDTSTPDAPVPDDQPVKADVAPVKKLTLAREVAHEEHGGGEGDEDWEAMKPNVEAANAMMIAFTGRLKTKIKAA; encoded by the coding sequence ATGAGCGTCGCCATTCCGGCGGGACTGATCGCGGGGGCCTTTGTCGGCCTGATGATCGGGGGCCTCTGGCTGCAATGGCAACTGGGGGCCAACCTGAATGCAGGCAACCCGTTTGTCCTAGTGACGGAGTTCCCCGGCTTCCGGTTGCTGCGGCAGGACCCGTGGCGCACCGCCTACCTGATCGTCCTGGCCGGGGCGCTTCTTCTGGCCCTTGTCGGGCTTGTGTTCAGTTTCACCCACCGGCTGACCACCTACGGCAAGGCTCATTTCCAGACCAAGCGCGAGGTCAGGAAGAACCGTCTTCTGATGCCCCTCGGGTCGGGTCTGGTGTTCGGCAAGTTCGGCAAACCGACCAGGAAGAAAGCGAGCTTCGTTTCCGGCAGCTACGACCAGTTCCCGCACGCCCTGATCGCGGCACCAACCCGTTCGGGCAAGGGCGTGGGCTATGTCATTCCCAACACGCTGCTGTTTCCGGGTTCATGCGTCGTCATGGATGTGAAGGGCGAAATCTTCGAGGCCACATCCCGGCACCGCCAGGCCGAAGGCGACAAGGTGTTCCGCTTCGCCCCCTTCGACTTCGAGACTCCGACGCACCGCTACAACCCGCTGGAACGGATCGCCCGGATCACCGACACCGACCAGCGGTTCACGGAACTGTCCAAGCTCGCCAGCTACTTCCTGACGCCCAAGAACGAGAAGGGCGGGGCCTCCGACTTCATTGTGGGCGCGCGCCAGCTTTTCGTCGCGGCCGGGATGCTCGCCATCGAGCGCAAGACCCCGACCATCGCCGCGATCAGCCGCATCCTGTTCGGAAGCGGCGACAAGGAGAAGGCTTACCAGAAGTTCGCGGTTGAGACGCAGCACGAGCAGTCTGCCACGATCTTTCTAAACTTCTCGGGTTATTCCGACCGCACCCTGTCGTCCTACGCTTCCGTGCTGGACGGGGCCGGGCTTGGGTTGTGGCTGAACCCGCGCATCGACAAGGTGACGAGCGCCAACGACTTTTCCTGGGACGACATTCGGCGCGCACCGCACTCGATCTACATTGTTGCCAACTCCGACGACATTCCGACGCTCGCGCCGCTCCTGCGGCTGATGTTCGGGGAGCTGATCGCCACCATGCGCGCCCGCATCCCCGATCCCCGGCTTGAGCCATGGCCGGTGCAGATCATCCTCGACGAGTTCGACCAGCTCGGTCACATGCCGATCATCGTGCAGTCCTTGAAGCAGCTTGCCGGGCATGGCGTGCGCGCGTCGATCATCACGCAGTCCATTCCAGGGCTTGAAAGCATCTACACCGAGAACGAGCGGCTTTCGATCGAGTCCGCGGCGGGCATGAAGCTCTACATCGCCCCCAATGAGAAAAAGACTGCCGCGGAAGTGTCCGAGGCGCTCGGCAAGACCACCCGCCTGTCCGTCAGCGACAGCTATTCGCAGGACGCCCAAGGGATTTTGAAACGCTCGATCTCGCGGCGCAACGAGGAACGGGCGCTGCTGACCCCGGACGAGATCCGCAAGCTCGACCCGAACAAGATCATCCTGATCCCCGAGCGGCAGAACCCGATCCTGGTGGACCGGATCGTGTATTATCAGGACGCCTATTTCAAACTGATCTTCGAGGCGCAGAAAGGCCCGCTGCCCTATCCCTCTGCAATGCAGGCCGAGCTGGACGAGTTGAAGGCCAAGGTCACATCGCTGCAAGAGGCGCGGGTCGCCTACCCTCCGGCCGAGGCGGCGGGCGAGGGCAAGGGCAAGAAGGGCAAGGCGACAAAGCAGCCCGAACCACTGGCACGCGAAGTTGCCGACGAGGAACATGCAGAGAAGGTCAAGAAGGTGGAAGCTCGCGCAGACTCGGCACCATCCGACACGTCCACCCCCGATGCACCTGTGCCGGACGATCAGCCTGTGAAGGCAGACGTTGCGCCGGTCAAGAAACTGACGCTCGCGCGCGAAGTCGCGCATGAAGAACATGGCGGCGGCGAGGGGGACGAGGATTGGGAAGCCATGAAGCCCAACGTCGAAGCGGCGAACGCCATGATGATCGCCTTCACCGGGCGGCTGAAAACCAAGATCAAGGCGGCCTAG
- a CDS encoding ATPase, T2SS/T4P/T4SS family produces the protein MAALGHLESKLAILRQLVQADSTIEIAINGDGRVWVERAGDSQMSLADVTLSPVEVKDLAGLIANKQHLTLTDALPAISTTVDYAGATLRCQAIIPPASAGGTTISFRVFRRRPAGEAPRHFRFLRDQRVSLEAERLDKLRAIRRMATEGGDPDDFLRACVKARMNIVISGGTSSGKTELARRLLWMVEEWHRLVLIEDSAELLPAQENAVSLIAERAEASARSADKLLEMTLRLRPDRIILGELRGVEAVTFLEAINTGHEGSFTTVHATTARKAVNRLAFLVMRAGMPLTLAEIRDYVRESIDVIVQTGRIGDERGILETYFPALEGEGG, from the coding sequence ATGGCGGCGCTCGGGCACCTCGAAAGCAAGCTGGCCATCCTGCGCCAGCTGGTCCAGGCGGACAGCACGATTGAAATTGCCATCAATGGCGACGGCCGGGTGTGGGTCGAGCGCGCGGGCGACAGTCAGATGTCGCTGGCGGACGTGACGCTCTCGCCGGTCGAGGTCAAGGATCTGGCCGGCCTTATCGCCAACAAGCAGCACCTGACGTTGACCGACGCCCTGCCCGCGATCTCGACCACCGTGGACTATGCCGGGGCCACCCTGCGCTGCCAGGCCATCATCCCCCCGGCCTCGGCGGGTGGCACGACGATCTCCTTCCGGGTGTTCCGCCGCAGGCCCGCAGGCGAGGCGCCTCGGCACTTCCGCTTCCTGCGCGACCAAAGGGTATCGCTCGAAGCCGAGCGGCTGGACAAGCTGCGCGCGATCCGCAGGATGGCGACCGAGGGCGGCGATCCCGACGACTTCCTGCGGGCCTGTGTCAAAGCGCGCATGAACATCGTGATCTCCGGGGGCACGTCCTCGGGCAAGACCGAGCTGGCCCGCCGCCTGCTCTGGATGGTCGAGGAATGGCATCGGCTGGTGCTGATCGAGGACTCAGCCGAACTGCTGCCCGCGCAGGAGAACGCGGTCAGCCTGATTGCCGAGCGCGCCGAAGCCTCGGCACGCTCGGCCGACAAGCTCCTGGAAATGACCCTGCGGCTGCGCCCCGACCGGATCATCCTGGGCGAGCTGCGCGGCGTCGAGGCGGTGACCTTTCTGGAGGCGATCAACACTGGCCATGAGGGCAGCTTCACGACCGTTCATGCCACAACCGCGCGCAAGGCGGTCAACCGGCTGGCCTTCCTGGTGATGCGGGCCGGGATGCCGCTGACGCTTGCAGAAATCAGGGACTACGTGCGCGAGTCCATCGACGTGATCGTGCAGACCGGCCGGATCGGGGACGAACGCGGGATTCTGGAAACCTACTTTCCCGCGCTCGAAGGGGAAGGCGGCTAG